From the genome of Neisseria lisongii, one region includes:
- a CDS encoding sulfite exporter TauE/SafE family protein: protein MELDLNLGQYLLIGALGLVAGVINMMAGGGSNLILPVLMVFGIPADIANGTNRVGVFMQSVSGVFGFHKAKRLPTEDLPAIIWPTMVGGLIGALCASFAPVAVLKPLLLLTMLGVAALVAFNPNLLVHAHGVEPVRVADRPNARLALIVVGMYGGFVQAATGFILLPVLAGLLRYDLVRANALKVCCTLGFTLVALAIFISRGQVMWDVGLVLAVCSAIGARLGVKTAIKLKQETLRKILFVMTLVAVVLALFG from the coding sequence ATGGAACTCGATTTAAATTTAGGCCAATACCTGCTGATCGGCGCACTCGGCTTGGTTGCCGGTGTCATCAATATGATGGCGGGCGGCGGCTCGAACCTGATTTTGCCGGTATTGATGGTGTTCGGCATTCCCGCCGACATCGCCAACGGCACCAACCGTGTCGGCGTATTCATGCAGTCGGTTTCCGGCGTGTTCGGTTTCCATAAAGCCAAACGCCTACCGACCGAGGATTTGCCCGCCATCATCTGGCCGACCATGGTCGGCGGCCTGATTGGCGCATTGTGCGCCTCGTTTGCCCCCGTTGCCGTATTGAAACCGCTGCTGCTGCTGACCATGCTCGGCGTTGCCGCCTTGGTTGCCTTCAACCCCAACCTGCTGGTACACGCCCACGGTGTCGAACCCGTCCGGGTTGCCGACCGTCCCAATGCCCGATTGGCACTGATTGTTGTCGGCATGTACGGCGGTTTTGTGCAGGCGGCCACCGGCTTTATCCTGCTCCCCGTTCTCGCCGGCCTGCTGCGCTACGACCTTGTCCGTGCCAACGCCCTCAAAGTCTGCTGCACGCTCGGCTTTACGCTGGTGGCGCTGGCCATCTTCATCTCACGGGGACAAGTGATGTGGGATGTCGGGCTGGTGCTGGCCGTCTGCAGCGCCATCGGTGCCAGACTCGGCGTGAAAACCGCCATCAAGCTCAAGCAGGAAACCCTGCGCAAAATTTTATTTGTCATGACCTTGGTCGCCGTAGTTCTGGCACTGTTCGGCTAA
- a CDS encoding histidine triad nucleotide-binding protein yields the protein MNNCIFCKIAAGEIPSAKVYEDSDMLCFKDINPAAPVHLLLIPKIHFDSLAHAQAEHQTLLGKMMLKVPQIAAEAGLSNGFKTLINTGKGGGQEVFHLHIHIMGTPA from the coding sequence ATGAACAACTGCATTTTCTGCAAAATCGCCGCCGGCGAAATCCCGTCGGCAAAAGTATATGAAGACAGCGACATGCTGTGTTTCAAAGACATCAATCCGGCAGCACCGGTACACCTGCTGCTGATTCCCAAAATCCATTTCGACTCGCTGGCGCACGCCCAAGCCGAACACCAAACCCTGCTCGGCAAAATGATGCTCAAAGTGCCGCAAATCGCCGCAGAAGCAGGTCTGAGCAACGGTTTCAAAACCTTAATCAACACCGGCAAAGGCGGCGGGCAGGAAGTGTTCCACCTGCATATCCACATTATGGGTACACCGGCATAA
- the hisA gene encoding 1-(5-phosphoribosyl)-5-[(5-phosphoribosylamino)methylideneamino]imidazole-4-carboxamide isomerase gives MLLIPAIDLKDGQCVRLKQGLMDQATVFSDTPAQTAAHWFKQGARRLHLVDLNGAFAGEPKNFPAIKEILAEVAKDIPVQLGGGIRDLATIEKYLDLGLTDVIIGTAAVKNPAFVREACQAFPDRIIVGLDAKDGMVAIDGWATVTEHHVIDLAKRFEDDGVNSIIYTDIGRDGMMSGVNIEATVKLAESVAIPVIASGGLTNLDDIRALCAVEHSGVQGAITGRAIYEGSIDFAEAQQLADTLAAR, from the coding sequence ATGCTGCTCATTCCGGCAATCGATTTGAAAGACGGACAATGCGTCCGCCTGAAACAGGGTCTGATGGATCAGGCCACCGTATTTTCCGACACACCGGCGCAAACCGCCGCCCACTGGTTCAAACAGGGCGCACGCCGCCTGCATTTGGTCGATCTCAACGGCGCTTTTGCCGGCGAGCCGAAAAATTTTCCGGCGATTAAAGAGATTCTTGCCGAAGTTGCCAAAGACATCCCCGTGCAGTTGGGCGGCGGTATCCGTGATTTGGCAACTATCGAAAAATATCTGGATTTGGGGCTGACCGATGTGATTATCGGCACGGCGGCGGTGAAAAATCCGGCATTCGTCCGAGAAGCCTGTCAGGCATTCCCCGACCGGATTATTGTCGGCTTGGATGCCAAAGACGGCATGGTCGCCATCGACGGCTGGGCTACGGTTACCGAACATCATGTTATTGATTTGGCAAAACGTTTTGAAGACGACGGCGTAAACAGCATCATCTACACCGACATCGGCCGCGACGGCATGATGAGCGGCGTGAACATCGAAGCCACCGTCAAACTGGCGGAATCGGTCGCCATTCCGGTGATTGCTTCCGGCGGACTGACCAATCTGGACGACATTCGGGCATTGTGTGCCGTCGAACACAGCGGCGTGCAGGGTGCGATTACCGGCCGGGCTATTTACGAAGGCAGCATTGACTTTGCCGAAGCCCAGCAGCTTGCCGATACGCTGGCCGCCCGCTAA
- a CDS encoding nitroreductase family protein, translated as MDALQLLTTRRSSKKLAAPAPSAEQIELMLQAATQVPDHGNMRPFRFTVIQSEDGLQRFRSLLRQTVTELNFGEESMIKAEKIGNMAPLVIGVGFRPNKEVAKPKPEWEQMLSAGCAAYALQLAANAQGFDNVWITGLWTNSPLMREAFGCGEKDKIIGLIMIGTPAEETGGGKNTDLSEFVQYW; from the coding sequence ATGGACGCTTTGCAACTGCTGACTACCCGCCGTTCTTCCAAAAAACTGGCCGCACCCGCTCCGAGTGCCGAGCAAATCGAACTCATGCTCCAAGCCGCCACCCAAGTGCCGGATCACGGCAATATGCGGCCGTTCCGCTTTACCGTGATTCAGAGCGAAGACGGTCTGCAACGCTTCCGCTCGCTGCTGCGTCAAACCGTTACCGAATTGAATTTCGGCGAAGAATCCATGATTAAGGCTGAAAAAATCGGCAATATGGCACCGCTGGTAATCGGTGTCGGCTTCCGCCCCAACAAAGAAGTCGCCAAACCCAAACCCGAATGGGAACAAATGCTTAGCGCCGGTTGCGCCGCCTACGCCCTGCAACTGGCCGCCAATGCCCAAGGTTTCGACAACGTCTGGATTACCGGCCTGTGGACCAACAGCCCGTTGATGCGGGAAGCCTTCGGCTGCGGCGAAAAAGACAAAATCATCGGCCTGATTATGATCGGCACGCCGGCCGAAGAAACCGGCGGCGGCAAAAATACCGATTTATCGGAATTTGTGCAATATTGGTAA
- the serC gene encoding phosphoserine transaminase, giving the protein MSAPAIYNFSAGPAVLPEAVLRTAQQEMLDYNGTGFPVMSMSHRSEMFMSILHHAEQDLRQLLNIPNNYKILFLQGGATTQFNMAAMNLAHGFKRADAVVTGNWSRIAYEQMQLLGDTQIHLAAHGGELFDYTDLPAPDTWDIAPDSAFVHFAINETVNGLQYQDVPKLSDGMPPLVCDMSSEILSRSFNVADYGLIYAGAQKNIGPSGATVVIIREDLLERCPKNIPNVFSYRAHIEKNGMYNTPATYPIYISGLVFRWLQSQGGVKKIEQINRIKAETLYSAIDNSGGFYTNKIHPNARSKMNVVFQTQSSELDKTFVLEAELAGLKLLKGYPSVGGMRASIYNAMPLEGVQALRDFMLDFQRRYG; this is encoded by the coding sequence ATGTCTGCCCCTGCGATTTACAACTTCTCCGCCGGCCCCGCCGTGTTGCCCGAAGCGGTGCTGCGTACCGCCCAACAGGAAATGCTGGATTACAACGGCACCGGTTTTCCGGTGATGTCGATGAGCCACCGCTCGGAAATGTTTATGAGCATTCTCCATCATGCCGAACAGGATTTGCGCCAACTTTTAAATATTCCGAACAACTATAAAATCCTGTTTTTACAAGGCGGCGCAACCACGCAGTTTAATATGGCGGCGATGAATCTGGCGCACGGTTTCAAACGTGCCGACGCAGTGGTAACAGGCAACTGGAGCCGCATTGCCTACGAACAGATGCAGCTTTTGGGCGATACGCAGATTCATTTGGCGGCACACGGCGGCGAGTTGTTTGACTATACCGACCTCCCCGCCCCCGATACTTGGGATATTGCGCCCGATTCGGCTTTTGTACATTTTGCCATCAACGAAACCGTCAATGGTCTGCAATATCAAGATGTACCCAAACTTTCAGACGGCATGCCGCCTTTGGTGTGCGATATGTCGAGCGAAATCCTGTCCCGCAGCTTTAATGTCGCCGATTACGGGCTGATTTACGCCGGTGCGCAAAAAAACATCGGCCCGTCCGGCGCAACCGTGGTGATTATTCGGGAAGATTTGCTAGAGCGTTGCCCGAAAAACATACCCAATGTGTTCAGCTATCGCGCCCATATCGAGAAAAACGGCATGTACAACACCCCCGCCACCTATCCGATTTACATTTCCGGCTTGGTATTCCGCTGGCTGCAAAGTCAGGGCGGCGTAAAAAAAATCGAACAGATCAACCGCATCAAAGCCGAAACGCTCTATTCCGCCATCGACAACAGCGGCGGTTTCTACACCAACAAAATCCACCCGAACGCCCGCTCCAAAATGAACGTCGTGTTCCAAACCCAAAGCAGCGAATTGGACAAAACCTTTGTTTTAGAAGCCGAACTGGCGGGGCTGAAACTGCTCAAAGGCTATCCTTCGGTCGGTGGGATGCGGGCCAGCATTTACAACGCCATGCCGCTCGAAGGCGTGCAGGCACTGCGTGATTTTATGCTGGATTTCCAACGCCGCTACGGCTGA
- the tatA gene encoding Sec-independent protein translocase subunit TatA: MGSFSLWHWIIVLIIVVLVFGTKKLRNVGKDLGGAVHDFKQGLNEGTDAPNAKKDDVIEHKKDEDKA; the protein is encoded by the coding sequence ATGGGCAGCTTTTCCCTCTGGCATTGGATTATCGTTCTGATTATTGTCGTATTGGTGTTCGGTACCAAAAAACTACGCAATGTCGGCAAAGACTTAGGCGGCGCAGTACATGATTTCAAACAAGGCCTCAACGAAGGCACCGATGCTCCAAACGCCAAAAAAGACGACGTAATCGAACATAAAAAAGACGAAGACAAAGCCTGA
- a CDS encoding NAD(P)-dependent oxidoreductase yields the protein MQEHNKIGWIGMGQMGIPMVNRLLDNGIEVGVFNRAPQKTAEAAAKGAKVYPSAQTLVQDYPVIFLMVSDYAAVNDIVESLKNDLSGKIIVNMSTIAPSENLKIKAAVEAYGGQFAEAPVSGSVGPATNGTLLILFGGDEAVLNPLQKAFSFLGKKTFHFGAVGKGSGAKLVLNSLLGIFGEAYSEAMLMARQFGINTDTIVEAIGGSAMDSPMFQTKKSLWANGEFPPAFALKHASKDLNLACMEAAAAGSRLPAVETVAESYRQAVQSGYGEQDVSGVYLKLAEQ from the coding sequence ATGCAGGAACACAATAAAATCGGCTGGATCGGCATGGGCCAAATGGGCATTCCGATGGTAAACCGTCTGCTCGACAACGGCATCGAAGTCGGCGTATTCAACCGTGCGCCGCAAAAAACCGCCGAAGCCGCCGCCAAAGGCGCTAAAGTTTACCCGTCCGCCCAAACCTTGGTGCAGGATTATCCGGTCATCTTCCTGATGGTATCCGACTACGCCGCCGTAAACGACATTGTCGAATCGCTGAAAAACGACTTGTCTGGCAAAATCATCGTCAATATGAGCACCATCGCCCCCAGCGAAAACCTGAAAATCAAAGCCGCCGTCGAAGCCTACGGTGGACAATTCGCCGAAGCGCCGGTATCCGGCTCGGTCGGCCCCGCCACCAACGGCACCCTGCTGATTCTGTTCGGCGGCGACGAAGCCGTGTTGAATCCGCTGCAAAAAGCCTTTTCCTTCCTCGGCAAAAAAACCTTCCATTTCGGCGCAGTCGGCAAAGGTTCGGGCGCTAAATTGGTACTCAATTCCCTGCTCGGCATTTTCGGCGAAGCATACAGCGAAGCCATGCTGATGGCACGCCAGTTCGGCATCAACACCGACACCATCGTCGAAGCCATCGGCGGCTCGGCCATGGATTCGCCGATGTTCCAAACCAAAAAATCCCTGTGGGCCAACGGCGAATTTCCGCCGGCATTCGCCCTCAAACACGCCAGCAAAGACCTCAACCTCGCCTGCATGGAAGCCGCTGCAGCCGGCAGCCGCCTACCCGCAGTGGAAACCGTTGCCGAAAGCTACCGCCAAGCGGTTCAATCGGGCTACGGCGAGCAAGACGTTTCCGGCGTATATCTGAAACTGGCGGAACAATAA
- the hisB gene encoding imidazoleglycerol-phosphate dehydratase HisB — translation MNTVQLHLQNLHLLIEEAGSLSALARQCGYGKSASLSQLKRRLESQSGDDSARGIRPSLAAKLEKSMNKRKGWLNRDHSKDLEKARAAEQTAQETENPTMPSENAVSFTAAAGDRTATVTRNTSETQITVSVNLDGSGCGRFDTGVPFLEHMLDQIARHGMIDIDITCKGDLHIDDHHTVEDIGITLGQALKQALGDKTGIRRYGHAYVPLDEALSRVVLDLSGRPGLVYNIEYTRALIGRFDVDLFSEFFQGLVNHSMITLHIDNLRGRNAHHQAETVFKAFGRALRMAVEHDERMAGKMPSTKGTLTA, via the coding sequence ATGAACACCGTCCAATTACATTTACAAAACTTGCACCTGCTGATTGAAGAAGCCGGTTCTCTAAGCGCCCTTGCCCGCCAGTGCGGCTACGGCAAATCCGCTTCCCTGTCGCAACTCAAACGCCGCCTCGAAAGCCAATCCGGCGACGACAGCGCACGGGGCATCCGCCCGTCGCTGGCCGCCAAGCTGGAAAAAAGCATGAACAAACGCAAAGGCTGGCTCAACCGGGACCACAGCAAAGACTTGGAAAAAGCCCGTGCGGCCGAACAGACGGCTCAAGAAACCGAAAACCCGACCATGCCGTCTGAAAACGCCGTTTCCTTTACCGCCGCAGCGGGCGACCGCACCGCCACCGTTACCCGCAACACCAGCGAAACCCAAATTACCGTGTCCGTCAATCTCGACGGCAGCGGCTGCGGCCGTTTCGACACCGGCGTACCGTTTCTCGAACACATGCTCGACCAAATCGCCCGCCACGGCATGATCGACATCGACATCACTTGCAAAGGCGATCTGCACATCGACGACCACCACACCGTAGAAGACATCGGCATTACCTTGGGTCAGGCGCTGAAACAGGCCTTGGGCGACAAAACCGGCATCCGCCGCTACGGCCACGCCTATGTGCCGCTTGACGAAGCCCTGAGCCGTGTCGTGCTGGACTTGTCCGGCCGCCCCGGTTTGGTGTACAACATCGAATACACCCGTGCCTTAATCGGCCGCTTCGATGTCGATTTGTTCAGCGAATTTTTCCAAGGCTTGGTCAACCACAGCATGATAACGCTGCACATCGACAACCTGCGCGGCCGCAATGCCCACCATCAGGCAGAAACCGTATTCAAAGCCTTCGGCAGAGCGCTGCGCATGGCCGTGGAACACGATGAACGCATGGCCGGAAAAATGCCTTCCACCAAAGGCACACTGACCGCATAA
- the hisI gene encoding phosphoribosyl-AMP cyclohydrolase, whose product MSIETILQGVKFDEKGLVCAIAQDWQSKRVLMVAWMNAEALQKTAETGFAHYYSRSRQKQWLKGEESGHTQKVHELRLDCDGDAVVMLIEQNGGIACHTGRESCFYKIWQNGAWHTADPVLKNEADIYGGKHP is encoded by the coding sequence ATGTCGATTGAAACAATCCTGCAAGGCGTGAAATTTGACGAAAAAGGACTGGTTTGCGCCATCGCCCAAGATTGGCAAAGCAAACGGGTATTGATGGTCGCATGGATGAACGCCGAAGCCCTGCAGAAAACCGCCGAAACCGGTTTTGCCCATTATTACAGCCGCTCCCGCCAAAAACAGTGGCTCAAAGGCGAAGAATCCGGCCACACCCAAAAAGTACACGAACTACGGCTCGACTGCGACGGCGACGCTGTTGTTATGCTGATCGAACAAAACGGCGGCATCGCCTGCCACACCGGCCGGGAAAGCTGCTTCTACAAAATATGGCAAAACGGCGCATGGCATACCGCCGACCCTGTTTTGAAAAACGAAGCGGATATTTACGGCGGCAAACACCCTTAA
- a CDS encoding phosphoribosyl-ATP diphosphatase yields MNENILSEIQNVIDSRKGQNPDTSYVAQLLHKGGDKILKKVIEEAGEVLMASKDNDPAHLIYETADLWFHSMVLLAHHGLRVEDVVSELARRQGLSGLAEKAARTER; encoded by the coding sequence ATGAACGAAAACATTTTAAGCGAAATCCAAAACGTGATTGATTCACGCAAAGGCCAAAACCCTGACACCTCTTATGTTGCCCAACTGCTACACAAAGGCGGCGACAAAATCCTGAAAAAAGTCATCGAAGAAGCCGGCGAAGTATTGATGGCCTCCAAAGACAACGACCCCGCCCACCTGATTTACGAAACCGCCGACCTTTGGTTTCACAGCATGGTCTTGCTGGCACACCACGGTTTGCGTGTCGAAGATGTCGTCAGCGAACTCGCCCGCCGCCAAGGTTTGTCGGGGCTGGCCGAAAAAGCCGCTCGCACAGAACGCTGA
- the hisH gene encoding imidazole glycerol phosphate synthase subunit HisH produces the protein MKTAIIDYGMGNLHSVLKSVQAAQKMSGSPMEIYLTDQPEQVAAADKIIFPGQGAMPDCMAALQRSGLREAVADGLKNKPFFGICVGAQLLFEHSEEGDTAGLGWFEGEVRRFAANQHDAGGNRLKVPHMGWNTVRQTRPHPLFADIAQDTRFYFVHSYYFAPKQQEIVLGSSEYPHEFACIVGKDNVFATQFHTEKSHDGGLLLLRNFLNWRP, from the coding sequence ATGAAAACCGCTATCATAGATTACGGCATGGGCAATCTGCATTCGGTACTCAAATCGGTGCAGGCCGCACAAAAAATGTCCGGCAGCCCCATGGAAATTTATCTGACCGACCAACCCGAACAGGTTGCCGCCGCCGATAAAATCATTTTCCCCGGACAGGGTGCAATGCCCGACTGCATGGCGGCGCTGCAGCGCAGCGGCCTGCGCGAAGCCGTGGCCGACGGTTTGAAAAACAAACCTTTTTTCGGCATCTGCGTCGGGGCGCAACTTTTGTTTGAACACAGCGAAGAAGGCGACACCGCCGGTTTGGGCTGGTTTGAGGGCGAAGTCAGACGCTTTGCCGCCAATCAGCACGATGCCGGGGGCAACCGGCTGAAAGTGCCGCACATGGGCTGGAACACCGTCCGCCAAACCCGCCCGCACCCGCTGTTTGCCGACATCGCCCAAGACACCCGCTTCTATTTCGTCCACAGCTATTATTTTGCGCCGAAGCAGCAGGAAATCGTGTTGGGCAGCAGCGAATATCCGCACGAATTTGCCTGCATTGTCGGCAAAGACAATGTATTTGCCACCCAGTTTCACACCGAAAAAAGCCACGACGGCGGCCTTTTGCTGCTGCGTAATTTTTTAAACTGGCGGCCTTAG
- a CDS encoding PhoH family protein → MTHTVHLQFEEIDNAVLQRLCGALDSNLEILAKALDIQISRRFEHFTFMGVLAHAGRRALLALAEQAEQGELEAEAIQLAAVEAKTADAQHQEQHRDQQYYFRTKRGSIGGRTPRQNGYIRALLNHDVVFGLGPAGTGKTYLAVAAAVDAMEKHQIERIVLVRPAVEAGEKLGFLPGDLAQKVDPYLRPLYDALYDLMGFDRVSKLMEKGLIEIAPLAYMRGRTLNGAYVILDEAQNTTPEQMKMFLTRIGFGAKAVITGDISQIDLPRNIKSGLKDAQEKLRHVEGLYFHTFTSEDVVRHPLVQKIVEAYEAAEES, encoded by the coding sequence ATGACACATACCGTCCATTTGCAGTTTGAAGAAATCGACAATGCCGTATTGCAGCGCCTGTGCGGTGCCTTGGACAGCAATCTCGAAATATTGGCAAAAGCGCTGGATATCCAAATCAGCCGCCGTTTCGAGCATTTTACCTTTATGGGTGTGCTGGCACATGCCGGGCGGCGGGCGTTGCTGGCATTGGCGGAACAGGCGGAGCAGGGCGAATTGGAAGCAGAAGCCATTCAGTTGGCGGCGGTGGAAGCCAAAACCGCAGATGCGCAGCATCAGGAACAACACCGCGACCAACAATATTATTTCCGCACCAAGCGGGGGAGTATCGGCGGCCGCACGCCCCGTCAAAACGGCTATATCCGTGCGCTGCTCAATCATGATGTCGTATTCGGCCTCGGCCCCGCCGGTACGGGGAAAACCTATCTGGCGGTGGCGGCGGCGGTTGATGCGATGGAAAAACACCAAATCGAACGGATTGTGTTGGTGCGTCCGGCGGTGGAAGCGGGCGAGAAACTGGGTTTCCTGCCGGGCGACTTGGCGCAGAAAGTCGATCCCTATCTGCGGCCGCTGTACGACGCTTTATATGACTTAATGGGCTTCGATCGGGTCAGCAAACTGATGGAAAAAGGTCTGATTGAAATTGCCCCGCTGGCCTATATGCGGGGGCGTACGCTCAACGGCGCTTATGTGATTTTGGACGAGGCGCAAAACACCACGCCCGAACAGATGAAAATGTTTCTGACCCGCATCGGTTTCGGCGCAAAAGCCGTGATTACCGGCGACATCAGCCAAATCGATTTGCCCCGCAACATCAAATCGGGTTTGAAAGACGCTCAGGAAAAACTGCGCCATGTGGAAGGGCTGTATTTCCATACCTTTACCAGCGAAGACGTGGTACGCCATCCTTTGGTGCAGAAAATTGTCGAGGCTTACGAGGCGGCGGAAGAAAGCTAA
- the hisF gene encoding imidazole glycerol phosphate synthase subunit HisF has protein sequence MALAKRIIPCLDVNNGRVVKGVNFLGLRDAGNPVDVAKRYNDEGADELTFLDITASSDNRDTILHVIEEVASQVFIPLTVGGGVRSVADVRRLLNAGADKASINTAAVTNPDLVNEASGFFGSQAIVVAIDAKAVNPENTRWEIFTHGGRSPTGLDAVEWAVEMQRRGAGEILLTSMDRDGTKAGFNLPLTRAVSEAVDIPVIASGGVGNVQHLIDGIREGKADAVLAASIFHFGEVSIHEAKAAMQAAGIEVRL, from the coding sequence ATGGCATTGGCAAAACGCATTATTCCCTGTTTGGACGTTAATAACGGCCGTGTCGTCAAAGGCGTGAATTTTCTCGGCCTGCGCGATGCGGGTAATCCGGTTGACGTTGCCAAACGCTACAACGACGAAGGGGCGGACGAACTGACGTTTCTCGACATCACCGCCTCGTCCGACAACCGAGACACCATTTTGCACGTCATCGAAGAAGTCGCCTCGCAAGTCTTTATTCCGCTGACCGTCGGCGGCGGCGTACGCTCGGTGGCCGATGTGCGCCGCCTGCTCAACGCCGGTGCCGACAAAGCCAGCATCAACACCGCCGCCGTAACCAATCCCGATTTAGTCAATGAAGCCAGCGGCTTTTTCGGCTCGCAGGCGATTGTGGTGGCGATTGATGCCAAAGCAGTCAATCCCGAAAACACCCGCTGGGAAATCTTCACCCACGGCGGCCGCAGCCCGACCGGCTTGGACGCTGTCGAATGGGCGGTGGAAATGCAGCGGCGGGGCGCAGGCGAAATCCTGCTTACCTCGATGGATCGGGACGGCACCAAAGCAGGCTTCAACCTCCCGCTGACCCGTGCCGTCAGCGAAGCCGTGGATATTCCCGTGATTGCTTCCGGCGGGGTCGGCAACGTGCAGCACCTGATTGACGGCATTCGGGAAGGCAAGGCGGATGCCGTGTTGGCCGCCAGCATTTTCCATTTCGGCGAAGTCAGCATACACGAAGCCAAAGCCGCCATGCAGGCGGCGGGTATCGAAGTCCGGCTGTAA
- the hisC gene encoding histidinol-phosphate transaminase, protein MPSPLSFIRNDIQAMQAYQIADLPENFIKLDAMESPHHPFAHNPELLAQWQMLLGNAPIHLYPNPAASGLQSALRQAFGIPEAAQIALGNGSDELIQFLTMLVAKPGAKVLGVEPSFVMYRHNAALYGMEYIGVPLKEDFTLDLAAVLSAVQTHNPALIFLAYPNNPTGVCFKREEIEAVIAAAQGIVVVDEAYGAFNNDSFLTQAGSIENLVVMRTISKIGFAGLRIGYAAGSPMVMNELAKILPPYNMNQLSLASAKFAMQHAETINRTVSELKAERERMYAALSQISRLKTFPSQANFLTVRVPDALELFETLKQHRILIKKLHGTHPLLEQCVRITVGSPQQNDAVLAVIRKLYG, encoded by the coding sequence ATGCCCTCACCGCTTTCATTTATCCGCAACGATATTCAGGCCATGCAGGCGTATCAGATTGCGGATTTGCCGGAAAACTTTATCAAGTTGGACGCAATGGAAAGCCCGCATCACCCGTTTGCACACAATCCGGAATTATTGGCGCAATGGCAGATGCTGCTGGGCAATGCACCGATTCACCTGTATCCCAATCCGGCCGCCAGCGGTTTGCAGTCGGCGCTGCGGCAGGCGTTCGGCATTCCCGAAGCGGCGCAGATTGCACTGGGCAACGGTTCGGACGAACTCATCCAGTTTCTGACCATGCTGGTGGCCAAACCCGGAGCAAAAGTTTTGGGTGTCGAGCCGAGTTTTGTGATGTACCGCCACAATGCGGCGCTTTACGGCATGGAGTATATCGGCGTACCGCTCAAAGAAGATTTTACTCTGGACTTGGCGGCGGTGTTGTCAGCCGTGCAAACCCATAATCCGGCGCTGATTTTCCTTGCTTATCCCAACAATCCGACCGGTGTCTGCTTCAAGCGTGAAGAAATCGAAGCCGTGATTGCCGCCGCACAGGGCATTGTGGTGGTGGACGAAGCCTACGGCGCATTCAACAACGACAGTTTCCTTACGCAGGCGGGCAGCATTGAGAATTTGGTGGTGATGCGTACCATCAGCAAAATCGGTTTTGCCGGACTGCGTATCGGCTATGCCGCCGGCAGCCCGATGGTGATGAACGAACTGGCGAAAATCCTACCGCCCTACAATATGAACCAGCTCAGTCTGGCCAGCGCCAAATTCGCCATGCAGCACGCCGAAACCATCAACCGCACCGTTTCCGAACTGAAGGCCGAACGCGAACGCATGTATGCCGCATTATCGCAAATAAGCCGTCTGAAAACCTTCCCGAGCCAAGCCAACTTTCTAACCGTGCGTGTTCCCGATGCGCTCGAACTGTTTGAAACGCTCAAACAACACCGCATCCTGATTAAAAAGCTGCACGGCACCCACCCGCTGCTGGAACAGTGCGTACGCATTACCGTCGGCTCGCCGCAGCAAAACGATGCCGTGTTGGCAGTTATCCGCAAGCTCTACGGCTGA